Proteins co-encoded in one Arthrobacter sp. ERGS1:01 genomic window:
- a CDS encoding alanine racemase — protein MGTTVGSNAASTDTGATIEPGINNAMVDRLDDVELGWRFKAVPAAAHGQSAGGYVNSGVHLADLQTPLLTLDAAVMAANVDRMARWCAEKGVLLAPHGKTTMAPQLWRQQLENGAWGITLANASQLRVGHAFGLRRVMVANTLSDPQAVTWLAGAQGPDFSVVSWVDSLQSVALLDATLAAIPEAVPGSDAVLDVIVELGGNGGRTGARTVAEALAIARAVHASSHLRLVGVGGYEGSLAHTADAGALGTVRGYLSAVKELHEHLLAADLYAADADIILTAGGSAYFDDVVDVLAGSATNGTSPSGAAGQRVELIIRSGAYMVHDDGFYRGISPFGRGAEAEAGHAPFASAMHAWARVVSAPEPGLAILDAGKRDLPVDEGLPEPQLLGHALGGEMATLDGATISSVNDQHSFLRYDPETTTVAIGDVVRLGLSHPCTAFDKWTLIPVLASAADDRVVELIHTFF, from the coding sequence GTGGGCACCACAGTGGGCAGCAACGCAGCATCGACGGACACCGGCGCAACGATCGAACCGGGCATCAACAATGCCATGGTCGACAGGCTCGACGACGTGGAGCTGGGTTGGCGGTTCAAGGCCGTCCCCGCCGCCGCGCACGGCCAAAGCGCCGGCGGCTACGTCAACTCCGGCGTGCACCTGGCCGATCTGCAAACACCCCTCCTGACCCTCGACGCCGCCGTCATGGCCGCCAACGTGGACCGCATGGCCCGCTGGTGCGCCGAAAAGGGCGTGCTCCTGGCACCCCACGGCAAGACCACCATGGCACCGCAGCTGTGGCGCCAACAGCTTGAAAACGGCGCATGGGGCATCACCTTGGCCAACGCCTCCCAGCTGCGCGTGGGCCACGCCTTCGGCCTGCGCCGCGTCATGGTGGCCAACACGCTCAGCGATCCGCAGGCCGTCACCTGGCTTGCCGGCGCACAGGGCCCCGACTTCTCCGTCGTGTCCTGGGTCGATTCGCTCCAAAGCGTCGCCCTCCTGGACGCCACCCTGGCCGCCATCCCCGAAGCCGTCCCCGGCTCCGACGCCGTGCTGGACGTGATCGTGGAGCTCGGCGGCAACGGCGGACGCACCGGCGCCCGCACCGTGGCCGAGGCCCTGGCGATTGCCCGCGCGGTCCACGCCTCGAGCCACCTGCGCCTCGTGGGCGTGGGCGGCTATGAAGGCTCCCTGGCCCACACCGCCGACGCCGGCGCATTGGGCACCGTGCGCGGCTACCTGTCCGCCGTGAAGGAGCTGCACGAACACCTTCTCGCCGCCGATCTGTACGCCGCCGACGCCGACATCATCCTCACGGCCGGCGGCAGCGCCTACTTCGACGACGTCGTGGACGTCCTGGCAGGCAGCGCCACCAACGGCACGTCCCCTTCAGGCGCCGCGGGCCAGCGCGTTGAGCTGATCATCCGCAGCGGCGCCTACATGGTGCACGACGACGGCTTCTACCGCGGCATCTCGCCGTTTGGCCGGGGTGCGGAGGCCGAGGCCGGGCACGCTCCCTTCGCCTCGGCCATGCACGCCTGGGCCCGGGTGGTGTCCGCACCCGAACCCGGCCTGGCGATCCTGGACGCCGGCAAGCGCGACCTGCCGGTCGATGAGGGCCTGCCCGAACCCCAACTGCTGGGCCATGCCCTGGGCGGGGAGATGGCCACCCTGGACGGTGCAACCATCAGCTCCGTCAACGACCAGCACAGCTTCCTGCGCTACGACCCCGAGACCACCACGGTCGCCATTGGCGACGTGGTCCGGCTGGGCCTGTCCCACCCGTGCACCGCGTTCGACAAGTGGACGCTCATCCCCGTGCTGGCCTCCGCCGCCGACGACCGCGTGGTGGAGCTCATCCACACGTTCTTCTAG
- a CDS encoding N-acyl-D-amino-acid deacylase family protein, which translates to MTNTPNAPQQLIANATVVDGTGAPRFAADVVLVGGKIQAITAPGTHAPGPGVIDATGLVLSPGFIDMHAHSDLQLFLNPGHYAKLSQGVTTELLGQDGLSYAPIDDATLDGVRQKIAGWNDNPADFDFSWRTVAQYLDRLDEGIATNAAYLVPQGTVRAMVHGFGEGDATDAEIAAQQAVIRQAMEDGAVGMSSGLTYTPGMYATTEELAQLCSVVAEFGGFYAPHHRSYGKGALEAYDEMIELSRETGCALHLSHATMNFAPNKGRAPELLGLIDRALDDGVDITLDTYPYLPGATTLSAILPSWASAGGSQATMDRLRDPDTLARIRENVEIYGSDGCHGVVAEWETLEISGVKNPELNHYVGKTIEAIAAETGAEPFETFVDILLRDKMATGILQHVGHEENVQAIMVHRTHTGGSDGILVGGKPHPRAWGTFPKFLGHYSRELGLLSLEEMVNHLTGRPAARLKLVDRGLVREGFAADLVLFDPATVDATATFENPRQAAAGIHYVFVNGVAAITAGNPTGALAGRALRRTPEGTLPTHE; encoded by the coding sequence GTGACAAACACACCCAACGCCCCGCAGCAGCTCATTGCCAACGCCACGGTCGTGGACGGAACGGGCGCGCCCCGGTTCGCGGCCGACGTCGTCCTGGTCGGCGGGAAGATCCAGGCCATCACCGCGCCGGGCACCCATGCCCCCGGCCCCGGCGTCATCGACGCCACGGGGCTTGTGCTCAGCCCCGGATTCATCGACATGCACGCCCACTCGGACCTGCAACTGTTCCTGAACCCCGGTCACTACGCCAAGCTCAGCCAGGGCGTCACCACCGAACTACTGGGCCAGGACGGGCTCTCCTACGCCCCGATCGACGACGCCACCCTCGACGGCGTGCGGCAAAAGATCGCCGGCTGGAACGACAACCCGGCGGACTTCGATTTTTCCTGGCGCACCGTGGCGCAATACCTTGACCGGCTCGACGAGGGCATCGCCACGAACGCCGCCTACCTGGTGCCGCAGGGCACCGTGCGGGCCATGGTGCACGGCTTCGGCGAAGGTGACGCCACGGACGCGGAAATCGCCGCCCAGCAGGCCGTGATCCGCCAGGCCATGGAGGACGGCGCCGTGGGCATGTCCTCGGGCCTGACCTACACGCCGGGCATGTACGCCACCACCGAGGAATTGGCACAGCTGTGCTCCGTGGTGGCCGAGTTTGGCGGCTTCTACGCCCCGCACCACCGCTCCTACGGCAAGGGCGCGCTGGAGGCCTACGACGAGATGATCGAGCTCAGCCGGGAGACCGGCTGCGCCCTCCACCTCTCGCACGCCACCATGAACTTCGCCCCCAACAAGGGGCGGGCGCCGGAACTTCTGGGCCTGATTGACCGTGCCCTCGACGACGGCGTGGACATCACGCTGGACACCTACCCGTACCTGCCCGGTGCCACCACGCTTTCGGCGATCCTGCCCAGTTGGGCGTCGGCGGGCGGCAGCCAGGCCACCATGGACAGGCTGCGGGACCCGGACACGCTGGCCCGGATCCGTGAAAACGTGGAGATCTACGGCTCCGACGGCTGCCACGGCGTGGTGGCCGAGTGGGAGACCCTGGAAATTTCCGGGGTCAAGAACCCGGAACTGAACCACTACGTGGGCAAGACCATCGAGGCCATCGCCGCCGAGACGGGCGCCGAACCGTTCGAGACGTTCGTGGACATCCTGCTGCGCGACAAGATGGCCACCGGCATCCTCCAGCACGTGGGGCACGAGGAAAACGTGCAGGCCATCATGGTCCACCGCACCCACACAGGCGGCAGCGACGGCATCCTTGTCGGCGGGAAACCGCACCCGCGCGCCTGGGGAACGTTCCCGAAGTTCCTGGGCCACTACAGCCGCGAGCTGGGCCTGCTCAGCCTCGAGGAGATGGTCAACCACCTCACCGGGCGGCCCGCCGCCCGGCTGAAGCTCGTGGACCGGGGCCTGGTCCGCGAGGGCTTCGCCGCCGACCTGGTCCTGTTCGACCCGGCCACCGTGGACGCTACGGCCACCTTCGAAAACCCCCGCCAGGCTGCGGCCGGCATCCACTACGTCTTTGTCAACGGCGTCGCCGCCATCACCGCGGGCAACCCGACCGGCGCACTTGCCGGCCGCGCACTGCGCCGCACCCCGGAAGGAACCCTCCCCACCCATGAATAA